The Pseudoalteromonas rubra region TAACCATACAACCTACGTTACCGTCTAGTGCAACGTAGTTCAGCTCGAAGCTTGCTGCGTGAGCTTCACGCGCGTCTTCTTGTGAAGGATCGTGGAATTCACGGATCTTAGGCTGACGGAACAATGCGTTGCCGTCTACACCGATCTTGCCGTCAAGACAGTGCAGGTTACCTTCGTCAGTGATTACCAGAGGGTTGATCTCTAGTAGTGCAAAGTCGTGGTTGATGAACATGTCAGCAAGACCCATGAAGATCTTAGTGAACTGCTTAACTTGAGTTGGGTTCAGACCTAGTTTGAACGCAAGCTCACGACCTTGGTAAGCCTGAGGACCGACTAGTGGATCGATCTCAGCTTTGTGAATTAGTTCTGGTGTGTTGTGAGCAACTTCTTCGATCTCAACACCACCTTCAGTTGATGCCATGAACACGATTTTACGTGAAGCACGGTCAACAACAGCACCCAGGTATAGCTCATTTGCAATATCAGTGCAGCTTTCTACTAAGATTTTAGCAACTGGCTGACCTTTCTCGTCAGTTTGGTAGGTTACCAGGTTTTTGCCTAACCAGTTTTCAGCAAATGCGCGGATCTCGTCTTTGCTGTCTGCTAGTTTTACACCGCCCGCTTTACCACGGCCGCCAGCGTGTACTTGACATTTTACAACCCACTTGTCACCACCGATTTTACCAGCAGCTTCTACAGCCTCTTGAGGCGTGTCACAAGCGTAACCCTCTGATACAGGTAAACCATATTCGGCAAAAAGTTGTTTTGCCTGATACTCATGCAAATTCATGATGCTTTATCCAATTTTTTATACTAAAAAAGCTGAATATTTATGCAAATAATCAGCTATCCCAAATTGCGCCCATAGTATAGATCTCAAGGCCTTGTATGAAAACCCCAGTAAGACTAATGGCGCAAAAAAAAAGCTGTATGCGGACATAATGCTCACATACAGCTTAATCTTTAATCTAGATGATTAAACGTCCAGAAGCAGACGCGTTGGATCTTCCAGAAGTTCCTTAATTGTAACCAGGAAACCAACCGATTCTTTACCATCGATTTGACGGTGATCGTAAGATAGCGCCAGGTACATCATAGGCAGGATTTCAACCTTGCCATTGACCGCCATTGGACGCTCCTGGATTTTGTGCATACCCAGGATTGAAGACTGTGGCAAGTTGATGATAGGCGTAGACAGTAGTGAACCAAATACACCACCGTTAGTGATGGTGAAGTTACCGCCAGTCATGTCGTCAACAGTTAGTTTACCGTCACGGCCTTTAAGTGCCAGCTCACGGATGCCTTTTTCGATTTCTGCAACAGACAGCTTATCACAGTCACGTAGTACTGGTGTTACCAGACCACGTGGTGTAGATACCGCGATGCTGATGTCGAAGTAGTTGTGGTAAACGATGTCATCGCCGTCGATAGACGCGTTTACTTCAGGGAAACGCTTCAGCGCTTCTGTAACCGCTTTCACGTAGAAAGACATGAAACCAAGACGGATGCCGTGACGCTCTTCAAATACGTCTTTGTACTGCTTACGAAGGTCCATGATAGGCTTCATGTTAACTTCGTTGAACGTAGTCAGCATCGCCGTTGAGTTCTTCGCTTCAAGCAGACGGTTCGCAATAGTCTTACGCAGACGAGTCATTGGAACACGCTTCTGAGTACGGTCACCCACTGGCGCCGCAGGTGCTGCCGCCGCTGGCGCTGCTGCTGGTTTTGCCGCTGGCGCTTTCAGGAATGCATCAACATCTTCTTTAGTGATGCGACCGCCTTTGCCAGTGCCTTTGATTTGTGAAGCATCAAGACCTTTTTCAGCAATCAGACGACGCACAGATGGCGTTAGCACATCTGCATTGTCATCGCTTGCTGGTGCAGCGTCGGCCTGTGCAGCTGGCGCTGCTGCTGGCGCGCCACCGGCAACCAGTTTACCAATCACTTGCTCACCCAGAACGGTTTCACCTTCTGCGTGCAGTTGCTCGCCCATTACACCGTCTTCAGGTGCAACAACTTCAAGAACAACTTTGTCTGTTTCGATGTCTACCAGGTTTTGGTCGCGGCTTACCGCTTCACCTGGTTGTACATGCCAAGTTGCAACTGTAGCGTCTGCTACTGATTCAGGAAGTACAGGTACTTTAATGTCCACTTCTTTACCTTCTGCTGCTGGCGCCGCTGCTGGCGCTGCTGTTTGTTCATTTGATTGCGCTGGAGCGGCATCTGACGCGCCCAGCTGTGCGATAACTTGCTCACCAAGAACCGTTGCGCCCTCTTCTTCAGAGATAGCGACGATAACACCGTCTTCAGGTGCAACCACTTCTAGCACAACTTTATCTGTTTCAATATCTACCAGGTTTTGGTCACGGCTTACTTTGTCACCAACGCTTACGTGCCATGTGGCAACTGTTGCATCCGCAACAGATTCAGGAAGAACAGGAACCTTAATTTCGGTCGTCATCTCTAATTCCTTATTTCTTAATAGTTAAAGCGTCAGCAATCAACGCATTTTGTTCTTTTGTATGGGTCGACATGTAGCCACATGCAGGCGCTGCTGCAGCTTTACGACCGGCGTAAGTCAACTTCGCACCACTTGGGATAGCTTCC contains the following coding sequences:
- the odhB gene encoding 2-oxoglutarate dehydrogenase complex dihydrolipoyllysine-residue succinyltransferase; the protein is MTTEIKVPVLPESVADATVATWHVSVGDKVSRDQNLVDIETDKVVLEVVAPEDGVIVAISEEEGATVLGEQVIAQLGASDAAPAQSNEQTAAPAAAPAAEGKEVDIKVPVLPESVADATVATWHVQPGEAVSRDQNLVDIETDKVVLEVVAPEDGVMGEQLHAEGETVLGEQVIGKLVAGGAPAAAPAAQADAAPASDDNADVLTPSVRRLIAEKGLDASQIKGTGKGGRITKEDVDAFLKAPAAKPAAAPAAAAPAAPVGDRTQKRVPMTRLRKTIANRLLEAKNSTAMLTTFNEVNMKPIMDLRKQYKDVFEERHGIRLGFMSFYVKAVTEALKRFPEVNASIDGDDIVYHNYFDISIAVSTPRGLVTPVLRDCDKLSVAEIEKGIRELALKGRDGKLTVDDMTGGNFTITNGGVFGSLLSTPIINLPQSSILGMHKIQERPMAVNGKVEILPMMYLALSYDHRQIDGKESVGFLVTIKELLEDPTRLLLDV
- the sucC gene encoding ADP-forming succinate--CoA ligase subunit beta; the encoded protein is MNLHEYQAKQLFAEYGLPVSEGYACDTPQEAVEAAGKIGGDKWVVKCQVHAGGRGKAGGVKLADSKDEIRAFAENWLGKNLVTYQTDEKGQPVAKILVESCTDIANELYLGAVVDRASRKIVFMASTEGGVEIEEVAHNTPELIHKAEIDPLVGPQAYQGRELAFKLGLNPTQVKQFTKIFMGLADMFINHDFALLEINPLVITDEGNLHCLDGKIGVDGNALFRQPKIREFHDPSQEDAREAHAASFELNYVALDGNVGCMVNGAGLAMGTMDIVNLHGGKPANFLDVGGGATKERVSEAFKIILSDDNVKAVLVNIFGGIVRCDMIAEGIIGAVKEVGVNVPVVVRLEGTNAEAGREVLANSGLDIIAAESLTDAAEKVVAAAEGK